One region of Miscanthus floridulus cultivar M001 chromosome 19, ASM1932011v1, whole genome shotgun sequence genomic DNA includes:
- the LOC136526447 gene encoding uncharacterized protein translates to MPPKRNSDDIGWDYGVLVDPNNLNLIKCKLCGQEVSAGIYRFKLHIAGIRGQVKPCKKSTEEDKEKCKKAIDDSKRDKKARYAEQQEVRDAVDLVGAPDADEDTTAAEVEEIDCSGGNGIRKIGPMYKFTMPLDKASLSNTKVTRQQLITQTVWKERQHPLQRYIARWVYVRGVSFNNINNVEFDQLLEAAGRFGPGGKKPNQHQLRESLLFEEVEETKKLMKMHEDEWAKNGCSLMTDAWTDQKRSIMNICLHCSIGSSFLESREFSEESHIGQLIFEYVDDCIERIGVGKNYARIGKMEIFKGCIDQAKSLTIFIYSHHKTLSLMRKFTKKRDIVRPGVTRFASSFLTLQSLYEKEQQRAISQCDEWDKFLGLSHIKKNNKGVLAIATMTKPTFWSAVALCLRIFEPLVKVLRMVDSDIKPSMAFLYGDIIKAKGEIKAGFQNIDRPGNLNAYNNVIEIIEEKMKNRLDTLLHLASYFLNPYYSYNNDSIFTDELVMDGFITAVETFYHGDYDKQCKVLNEELSKFRDKQGHFGKPIAKEGCKKYDFDPGWLVECGDEDDGEPVCGLTWKLIEEACGVEECGKLRRSARLAQMRQVTEDEFESEAEEATNEEDIDFESDQEDVVPLVGDDEQDGDNE, encoded by the exons ATGCCCCCGAAGAGGAACTCTGATGACATTGGGTGGGATTACGGAGTTCTGGTGGATCCAAACAACTTGAATTTGATCAAGTGCAAGCTGTGTGGTCAAGAAGTATCAGCAGGGATATATAGGTTTAAACTCCATATTGCTGGGATTCGTGGCCAG GTTAAACCTTGCAAAAAGTCAACAGAGGAGGACAAAGAAAAGTGCAAGAAAGCCATAGACGACTCAAAGAGAGATAAGAAGGCTAGGTATGCGGAGCAGCAAGAGGTTAGAGATGCCGTGGATCTTGTTGGTGCACCGGATGCTGATGAGGACACCACCGCGGCAGAAGTGGAAGAGATTGATTGTTCTGGAGGGAATGGCATTAGAAAAATAGGGCCTATGTATAAGTTTACAATGCCTCTTGATAAAGCCTCGCTGAGCAACACAAAGGTGACTCGGCAGCAATTAATCACCCAAACAGTATGGAAAGAGAGACAACATCCCTTGCAGCGCTACATTGCTAGATGGGTGTATGTGCGCG GTGTATCTTTCAACAATATCAACAAtgtagagtttgatcaactgctAGAAGCGGCTGGTCGTTTTGGCCCTGGTGGAAAAAAACCAAACCAGCATCAGCTACGGGAATCATTGTTGTttgaggaagtggaggagacaaaGAAGCTGATGAAGATGCATGAAGATGAATGGGCCAAAAATGGTTGCTCCCTAATGACTGATGCATGGACTGACCAGAAAAGAAGTATAATGAACATTTGTTTGCATTGCAGCATTGGTTCAAGCTTTCTTGAATCAAGGGAATTCTCAGAAGAGTCACACATAGGGCAGCTTATCTTTGAGTATGTGGATGACTGCATTGAGCGAATAGGTGTTGGAAAAAATTATGCAA GAATTGGAAAGATGGAAATTTTCAAGGGCTGCATTGATCAAGCAAAATCATTAACCATCTTCATCTATTCACATCATAAAACCTTGTCATTGATGAGGAAATTTACAAAGAAAAGAGATATAGTGAGGCCTGGTGTTACTAGATTTGCTTCATCCTTCCTCACACTGCAGAGCTTGTATGAGAAGGAGCAACAAAGGGCAATATCTCAGTGTGATGAATGGGACAAATTCTTAGGTTTAAGTCATATAAAGAAGAACAACAAAGGTGTCCTAGCCATAGCTACAATGACGAAACCTACCTTTTGGAGTGCGGTTGCACTTTGCTTGAGGATTTTTGAGCCACTAGTCAAGGTGCTTCGCATGGTTGATAGTGATATCAAGCCATCCATGGCCTTCCTGTATGGAGACATTATAAAGGCAAAGGGTGAAATCAAGGCGGGCTTCCAGAACATTGATAGGCCAGGGAATCTTAATGCCTACAACAATGTCATAGAGATCATTGAAGAGAAGATGAAGAATAGGCTGGACACTCTGTTGCACTTGGCTTCATATTTTTTAAATCCATATTACAGCTACAACAATGATTCTATCTTCACAGATGAGCTAGTCATGGATGGATTCATCACTGCTGTTGAGACCTTCTACCATGGTGACTATGACAAGCAATGCAAAGTACTCAATGAGGAGCTGTCCAAGTTCAGGGATAAACAAGGCCACTTTGGAAAACCTATAGCAAAAGAAGGCTGCAAGAAGTATGATTTTGATCCAG GATGGCTTGTTGAAtgtggagatgaagatgatggtgaACCTGTTTGTGGGCTGACATGGAAGTTAATTGAAGAGGCCTGTGGGGTTGAGGAATGTGGTAAACTCCGTAGGAGTGCAAGGCTGGCCCAAATGAGACAAGTCACTGAAGATGAATTTGAATCTGAAGCAGAAGAAGCCACCAATGAGGAAGACATTGACTTTGAGTCTGACCAAGAGGATGTCGTCCCACTTGTTGGGGATGATGAGCAGGATGGGGACAATGAGTAG
- the LOC136529794 gene encoding G-type lectin S-receptor-like serine/threonine-protein kinase At2g19130 → MDTASTDDLYLRLSAMDVPSNGRRKRTVVVFVSVASAASILACVSVIATVLVKMFRRRQRNIRFMQAAAEGGSLVAFKYNDIRRATKNFSEKLGGGSFGSVYKGTLSGVGAAVAVKKLEGVLCVGEKQFRNEVRTIGMIQHVNLVRLRGFSSHGSERLLVYDHMPNGSLDRALFTAAPALSWCARFQIALGAARGLVYLHEGCRDCIIHCDIKPENILLDVNLVPKVADFGMAKLLGRDFSRVLTTVRGTIGYLAPEWISGVPITAKADVYSYGMVLLEIISGRRNARGWATTEQEASLSGYFPLVAARKVNKGEALVGLLDERLHGDADARELERSCRVACWCVQDDEAHRPSMEQVVQALEGVVILDVPPIPKSLQAAFAGNATFVGTPTSAYFDGLSRPPL, encoded by the coding sequence ATGGACACAGCAAGCACGGACGACCTTTACCTCCGGCTGTCTGCCATGGACGTGCCCTCGAATGGCCGTCGTAAAAGAACGGTCGTCGTCTTCGTTTCTGTTGCCTCAGCTGCGTCGATCCTAGCCTGCGTGTCTGTCATCGCGACCGTGCTTGTTAAGATGTTTAGGAGAAGACAGAGGAACATAAGATTCATGCAAGCTGCAGCAGAAGGCGGTAGCCTCGTGGCGTTCAAGTACAACGACATCAGGAGGGCGACCAAGAACTTCTCGGAGAAGCTCGGCGGTGGCAGCTTCGGCTCAGTGTACAAAGGTACGTTGTCCGGTGtcggcgccgccgtcgccgtgaaGAAGCTGGAAGGCGTCCTCTGCGTTGGGGAGAAGCAGTTCAGGAACGAGGTGCGCACCATCGGCATGATCCAACACGTCAACCTCGTCCGGCTCCGCGGCTTCTCCTCCCACGGCAGCGAGCGGCTGCTCGTCTACGACCACATGCCCAACGGCTCGCTGGACAGGGCGCTCTTcacggcggcgccggcgctgaGCTGGTGCGCGAGGTTCCAGATCGCGCTGGGCGCCGCCCGGGGCTTGGTGTACCTCCACGAGGGGTGCcgggactgcatcatccactgcgaCATCAAGCCGGAGAACATCCTGCTCGACGTCAACCTCGTGCCCAAGGTCGCCGACTTCGGCATGGCGAAGCTGCTAGGAAGGGACTTCAGCAGGGTCCTGACGACGGTGAGGGGCACCATCGGGTACCTCGCGCCGGAGTGGATCTCCGGCGTGCCCATCACCGCCAAGGCCGACGTGTACAGCTACGGCATGGTGCTGCTGGAGATCATTTCAGGCCGGAGAAACGCACGAGGCTGGGCGACTACAGAGCAggaggcgtcgctgtcggggtaCTTCCCGCTGGTGGCCGCGAGGAAGGTCAACAAAGGGGAGGCGCTCGTCGGGCTGCTGGACGAGCGCCTGCACGGCGACGCGGACGCTCGGGAGCTGGAACGCTCGTGCAGGGTGGCCTGCTGGTGCGTGCAGGACGACGAGGCTCACCGGCCGTCGATGGAGCAGGTGGTCCAGGCGCTGGAGGGGGTCGTGATCCTGGACGTGCCGCCGATTCCGAAGTCGCTGCAAGCAGCATTCGCCGGTAATGCCACCTTTGTGGGTACGCCTACCAGTGCGTACTTTGATGGCCTCTCACGGCCCCCTCTATAA